The proteins below are encoded in one region of Buteo buteo chromosome 22, bButBut1.hap1.1, whole genome shotgun sequence:
- the ZIC3 gene encoding zinc finger protein ZIC 3 has translation MTMLLDGGPQFPALGVGGFAAPRHHDMPGRDAAAAAGMGLGPFGDSSHAAAAAFKLNAAPHDLAAGQSSAFTPQAPGYASALGHHHHHHHHAGQVPSYGGAAAFNSTRDFLFRNRGSGIADAASGTAQHGLFGGSPGGLHGPGGIPDTPGYLLFPGLHEQSPSHTSPNGHVDNGQMHLGLRGDLFGRPDPYRAVSSPRTDPYAGAQFHNYNHMNVNMGMNVAAHHHHHHHHGPGAFFRYMRQPIKQELSCKWLDESQLSRPKKSCDRTFSTMHELVTHVTMEHVGGPEQNNHICYWDECPREGKSFKAKYKLVNHIRVHTGEKPFPCPFPGCGKIFARSENLKIHKRTHTGEKPFKCEFEGCDRRFANSSDRKKHMHVHTSDKPYICKVCDKSYTHPSSLRKHMKVHESQGSDSSPAASSGYESSTPPAVGSAGSKDSTKTPPAALQSNPGHNPGLPPNFNEWYV, from the exons ATGACGATGCTGCTGGACGGCGGGCCGCAGTTCCCGGCGCTGGGGGTGGGCGGCTTCGCGGCGCCCCGCCACCACGATATGCCGGGCCGCgacgctgccgctgccgccggcaTGGGGCTGGGCCCCTTCGGGGACTCCTCgcacgccgccgccgccgctttcAAGCTGAACGCGGCCCCGCACGACCTCGCCGCCGGGCAGAGCTCGGCGTTCACGCCGCAGGCGCCGGGCTACGCCAGCGCTTTgggccaccaccaccatcaccaccaccacgcCGGCCAGGTGCCCTCCTACGGCGGGGCCGCCGCTTTCAACTCCACCCGCGACTTTCTGTTCCGCAACCGCGGCTCCGGCATCGCGGACGCCGCCTCCGGTACGGCGCAACACGGGCTTTTCGGCGGCTCTCCCGGTGGTTTGCACGGTCCCGGTGGCATCCCGGATACCCCGGGCTACCTGCTTTTCCCGGGGCTCCACGAGCAGAGCCCGAGCCACACGTCCCCCAACGGGCATGTGGACAACGGGCAGATGCACCTGGGGCTACGCGGGGACCTTTTCGGGCGACCGGACCCGTACCGGGCCGTCTCCAGCCCCCGCACGGACCCTTACGCCGGTGCCCAGTTCCACAACTACAACCACATGAACGTGAATATGGGCATGAACGTGGCggcccaccaccaccaccatcaccaccacgGCCCCGGGGCTTTCTTTCGGTACATGCGGCAGCCCATCAAGCAAGAATTGTCCTGCAAGTGGCTCGACGAGAGCCAGCTCAGCCGGCCCAAGAAGAGCTGCGACAGGACTTTCAGCACCATGCACGAACTGGTGACCCACGTCACCATGGAGCACGTCGGGGGGCCCGAGCAGAACAACCACATCTGCTACTGGGACGAGTGTCCGCGGGAAGGCAAGTCCTTCAAGGCGAAATACAAACTGGTCAACCACATTCGGGTGCACACGGGGGAGaagcccttcccctgccccttcccgGGCTGCGGCAAGATCTTTGCCCGCTCCGAAAACCTCAAGATTCACAAGCGGACGCACACAG GTGAGAAGCCCTTCAAGTGCGAGTTTGAGGGCTGCGACAGGCGCTTCGCCAACAGCAGCGACAGGAAGAAACACATGCACGTCCACACCTCGGACAAGCCCTACATCTGCAAGGTGTGCGACAAATCCTACACCCACCCCAGCTCACTTAGGAAACACATGAAG GTGCACGAATCCCAGGGGTCGGActcttcccctgcagccagTTCGGGGTACGAGTCCTCCACCCCCCCTGCGGTGGGCTCCGCCGGCAGTAAGGACTCCACTAAAACGCCGCCGGCCGCCCTTCAGAGTAACCCCGGCCACAACCCTGGACTGCCCCCCAATTTTAATGAGTGGTATGTGtga